The Natronoglycomyces albus genome has a segment encoding these proteins:
- the dnaN gene encoding DNA polymerase III subunit beta, with the protein MKFQVDRDVFAEAVSWTAKSLPARPSVPVLAGARLTVGEGSLTISGFDYEISTEINLDISGESSGSTLVSGKLLAEIVKALPNKPVDFQSEGSHAELTCGSARFTLPTMPLEDYPNLPAMPGTIGTVDATVFANAVAQTAIAAGKDETLPTMTGVQVEMTGSGLALLATDRYRMAIRDIEWSPTESDTNVTVLVPAKALSDAARSLGALAGPITIHVPEESNGPVGMIGFAAGGRRTTSRVLDGQLPKLRSLVQPSYPTKLRVRTSELIEVVRRVALVTDRNSQVRLQFGEDGLIIEAGGAEDAKASEAMDCLYEGEPGRMAFNPGYLIEGLQALSSPTTVFSIKDTAKPIALSGEAQSDDDETDYSGYLYMLQPLRWDI; encoded by the coding sequence ATGAAGTTTCAAGTTGACCGAGATGTGTTCGCCGAAGCCGTCTCTTGGACCGCCAAGAGCCTGCCTGCCCGTCCCTCCGTACCCGTCCTTGCCGGAGCCCGGCTTACGGTCGGGGAAGGCTCCCTGACCATCTCAGGGTTCGACTACGAGATCTCGACCGAAATCAACCTCGACATCTCGGGCGAATCGTCCGGATCGACCCTGGTGTCGGGCAAGCTGCTGGCAGAGATTGTCAAAGCGCTGCCCAACAAGCCCGTCGACTTCCAATCCGAGGGCTCGCACGCCGAACTAACCTGCGGGTCCGCCCGCTTCACGCTCCCCACCATGCCGCTAGAGGACTACCCCAACCTCCCGGCCATGCCCGGCACCATCGGCACTGTCGACGCGACAGTGTTCGCCAATGCCGTAGCGCAAACGGCCATCGCCGCTGGCAAAGACGAAACTCTCCCGACCATGACCGGCGTTCAGGTGGAAATGACCGGATCCGGCCTCGCCCTGTTGGCCACCGACCGCTATCGCATGGCTATCCGCGACATTGAGTGGTCGCCCACCGAGAGCGACACCAATGTGACCGTCCTCGTCCCGGCCAAAGCCCTCTCTGACGCTGCCCGTTCGTTGGGAGCACTCGCCGGGCCGATCACCATTCACGTCCCCGAGGAGAGCAACGGGCCGGTCGGCATGATCGGGTTCGCCGCTGGCGGTCGGAGGACGACCTCGCGAGTCCTCGATGGCCAATTGCCCAAGCTTCGCTCACTTGTGCAGCCGTCGTATCCGACCAAGCTGCGTGTTCGCACTTCCGAGCTCATCGAAGTTGTGCGCCGCGTGGCACTGGTCACCGACCGCAACAGCCAGGTCCGCCTGCAATTTGGCGAAGACGGCCTCATCATCGAAGCCGGAGGGGCAGAGGACGCGAAGGCCTCTGAGGCAATGGATTGCCTCTACGAGGGCGAGCCAGGTCGCATGGCGTTTAACCCTGGCTACCTCATCGAAGGTCTGCAGGCGCTTTCCTCACCCACCACAGTTTTCTCCATTAAGGACACCGCAAAGCCGATCGCGCTTTCCGGGGAAGCCCAGTCAGACGATGACGAGACCGACTACAGCGGGTACCTGTACATGCTGCAGCCGCTGCGGTGGGACATCTAG
- the gnd gene encoding phosphogluconate dehydrogenase (NAD(+)-dependent, decarboxylating) produces the protein MQLGMIGLGKMGGNMKRRLQGAGHEVIGYDLNPAGADVDSLGALVEQLEAPRVVWVMVPAGEPTRATVFELAELLEPGDIVVEGGNSRFSDDAANAEVLAKRGIGYVDAGVSGGVWGYDNGYALMVGGEETHVRFLKPIFDSLIPEGGYGFVHAGGVGAGHYAKMIHNGIEYGMMAAYAEGYELLEASEYIDNPAEVIKSWRGGTVVRSWLLDLLDRALDADPSLEAFQGKAQDSGEGRWTVDEAVRLGVPAHVITASLFARFASRQDDAPAMKAIQALRNQFGGHNSPER, from the coding sequence ATGCAGCTGGGAATGATCGGTCTGGGCAAGATGGGCGGCAACATGAAGCGCCGCTTGCAGGGCGCGGGTCACGAGGTCATCGGTTACGACCTCAACCCCGCTGGCGCGGATGTCGATAGTCTCGGTGCGCTGGTGGAGCAACTTGAGGCCCCGCGAGTCGTGTGGGTCATGGTCCCCGCAGGAGAACCCACGCGCGCCACGGTCTTCGAACTGGCCGAACTTCTCGAGCCAGGCGACATCGTTGTTGAGGGCGGCAACTCCCGCTTCTCCGATGACGCGGCCAACGCCGAGGTCCTGGCCAAACGCGGTATCGGATATGTCGACGCCGGCGTATCCGGTGGCGTGTGGGGATACGACAATGGCTATGCGCTCATGGTCGGTGGCGAGGAGACGCACGTGCGGTTTCTCAAGCCGATCTTCGACAGTCTCATACCCGAGGGTGGGTACGGATTCGTCCACGCTGGAGGGGTCGGCGCAGGGCACTACGCGAAGATGATTCACAACGGCATCGAGTACGGCATGATGGCCGCCTACGCGGAAGGCTACGAACTGCTTGAGGCTTCCGAGTACATCGACAATCCCGCCGAGGTCATCAAATCATGGCGTGGGGGAACCGTCGTGCGCTCTTGGTTGCTTGACCTCTTGGATCGAGCGCTGGATGCCGATCCGAGCCTGGAGGCTTTCCAGGGGAAGGCTCAGGACTCCGGCGAAGGGCGTTGGACCGTCGACGAGGCAGTGCGCCTGGGTGTCCCCGCCCATGTCATCACCGCCTCCCTGTTCGCCCGCTTCGCCTCACGCCAGGACGACGCGCCCGCCATGAAAGCCATTCAGGCGCTGCGCAATCAGTTCGGCGGCCACAACTCCCCCGAACGCTAA
- the recF gene encoding DNA replication/repair protein RecF (All proteins in this family for which functions are known are DNA-binding proteins that assist the filamentation of RecA onto DNA for the initiation of recombination or recombinational repair.) has translation MYVKQLELVDFRSYPQVRLDLAEGPCVFVGGNGHGKTNLVESLVYLSNLRSHRVSTDAPLVRAGKDQAIVRAEIVHDERRLIAELAINPGKANQARLGRHRLTRPRDLLGALRAIAFAPEDLSLIRGEPSHRRRFLDELLTARNPRFAGVRADYEKVLKQRNTLLRTAYLARKTGGKRTSASEMGTLEAWDAHLSQLGAELLTGRLALLGDLTDHVANAYATIADGRNPASLVYTSSLDGEGQPLVSAAVDAELIAARMSAALAAGRDRELDRGTTLVGPHRDDLMVNLGELPAKGYASHGETWSAALAMRLGAYELLRCDGIAPVLILDDVFAELDEVRRRNLADMVASAPQTLITCAVVEDVPAKLTGARFDVWDGEVTRVV, from the coding sequence GTGTACGTCAAGCAACTCGAACTAGTCGACTTCCGGTCTTACCCCCAGGTACGGCTAGACCTCGCCGAAGGGCCATGCGTCTTCGTCGGTGGCAACGGTCACGGAAAGACCAACCTGGTCGAATCCCTCGTCTACTTGTCCAACCTGCGCAGCCACCGTGTCTCCACCGACGCTCCACTTGTGCGGGCAGGCAAGGACCAGGCGATTGTGCGCGCCGAAATTGTCCACGACGAGCGCCGGTTGATCGCCGAACTCGCCATCAACCCGGGCAAGGCCAACCAGGCCCGGTTGGGACGTCATCGTTTGACCCGTCCGCGGGACCTCTTGGGAGCCTTGCGCGCGATTGCCTTCGCCCCCGAGGATCTCAGCTTGATACGCGGCGAGCCCTCGCACCGCCGCCGCTTCCTCGACGAACTCCTCACCGCTCGAAACCCCCGCTTTGCCGGAGTTCGCGCCGACTACGAGAAGGTCCTCAAACAACGCAATACGCTCCTGCGCACGGCCTATTTGGCTCGAAAGACCGGTGGGAAGCGCACCAGCGCCAGCGAAATGGGAACCCTCGAAGCCTGGGACGCTCATTTGTCCCAGTTGGGGGCTGAGCTGCTCACCGGCCGACTTGCGTTGCTCGGTGACCTGACCGACCACGTGGCCAATGCCTACGCCACCATCGCCGATGGTCGCAATCCAGCGTCGTTGGTGTACACCTCCAGCCTTGATGGCGAAGGGCAGCCATTGGTGAGCGCCGCGGTGGACGCGGAGCTCATTGCCGCCCGTATGTCGGCCGCACTGGCGGCGGGGCGTGACCGTGAACTGGATCGAGGCACGACTTTGGTGGGCCCGCACCGAGACGACCTGATGGTCAACCTCGGCGAACTACCCGCCAAGGGCTATGCCAGTCACGGAGAGACCTGGTCGGCAGCCCTTGCGATGCGGCTGGGAGCCTACGAGCTACTACGCTGCGACGGCATTGCCCCGGTGTTGATTCTGGACGATGTCTTCGCCGAACTCGATGAGGTGCGTCGCCGCAACCTGGCCGACATGGTCGCCAGCGCACCTCAAACTCTCATAACCTGCGCCGTGGTCGAGGATGTTCCCGCTAAGCTCACAGGAGCACGCTTCGACGTGTGGGATGGGGAGGTGACTCGCGTTGTCTGA
- a CDS encoding DciA family protein: MSDRGERPGGGSHRSEPVGGGADDGMADDDVALPPPRWGQRRSNFVPRRRFASRKWSGPGPDKRDPQPLGRLLGQTMRRNGWQTNLAHAGVFARWAQIVGSDIADHCRPESLKDGELVVVAESTAWATQLRLFHKQIYAKLTAELGRGVVTRLRIQGPTQPGRVNGPRRVRFNISRDTF; the protein is encoded by the coding sequence TTGTCTGACCGTGGTGAACGACCCGGTGGTGGCTCGCACCGCAGTGAACCGGTCGGTGGTGGGGCTGACGACGGTATGGCCGATGACGATGTGGCCCTGCCTCCACCGCGATGGGGCCAGCGTCGCAGCAACTTCGTTCCGCGCCGCCGCTTTGCCAGCCGGAAGTGGTCGGGGCCGGGGCCCGACAAACGTGACCCGCAGCCGTTGGGGCGTCTGTTGGGGCAGACGATGCGTCGTAACGGCTGGCAGACCAATCTGGCCCACGCTGGAGTATTCGCTCGCTGGGCTCAGATCGTCGGGTCTGACATTGCCGATCATTGTCGACCTGAAAGCCTTAAGGATGGCGAGTTGGTCGTCGTCGCGGAGTCAACCGCTTGGGCCACCCAGCTGCGACTTTTCCACAAGCAGATATATGCCAAGCTCACCGCCGAGTTGGGGCGTGGAGTTGTGACCCGGTTGCGCATTCAGGGGCCGACCCAGCCCGGCCGAGTTAACGGTCCGCGTCGGGTCCGCTTCAACATCTCCCGTGACACGTTCTAG
- the gyrB gene encoding DNA topoisomerase (ATP-hydrolyzing) subunit B has translation MAAKEQDYSAGSLTVLEGLEAVRKRPGMYIGSTGERGLHHLVWEVVDNSVDEALAGHATEITVTILEDGGLSVQDDGRGFPVDLHPKLKKPGVEVALTVLHAGGKFDSKSYAVSGGLHGVGVSVVNALSTHVSVEIQREGHFWRQDYKHAVPGPLEKGEKTKQTGTLLTFWPDGEIFETTTFDFKTIYRRVQETAFLNKGLRITLRDERKEWSSEGDDNGVREVTFQYDDGIADFVRHLNHSKHPMHNSVVQFNADEENMSVEIAMQWNESYGESVYTFANMINTVEGGTHEEGFRAALTACINKYGLERKYLKGNDRLSGEDIREGLAAIISVKLREPQFEGQTKSKLGNTEVRSFVQKVCNEWLPDWFDRHPAEAKVVIQKAAAAANARKAAAQARKLARRKSLLESSSMPGKLSDCQSTNPAECEIFVVEGDSAGGSAKQGRNPRTQAIMPIRGKILNVEKARIDRILKNNEVQAMITALGTGIHEEFDIEKLRYHKIILMSDADVDGQHINTLLLTLLFRFMRPLVELGHVYMSQPPLYKIKWNKKGDQVSHVFSDAERDRVIEAGIAQGKNDPRKYDGIQRYKGLGEMDYTELWDTTMDPSQRKLLQVRLDEAAGADELFSILMGEDVEARRKFIQQNAKDVRFLDI, from the coding sequence GTGGCAGCTAAGGAACAGGATTACAGCGCTGGGTCGTTGACCGTCCTGGAAGGTCTGGAGGCGGTCCGTAAACGCCCCGGTATGTACATCGGCTCCACCGGAGAACGCGGTCTCCACCACCTCGTGTGGGAAGTCGTCGACAACTCTGTCGACGAGGCATTGGCCGGTCACGCCACAGAAATCACGGTGACCATCCTGGAGGACGGCGGTCTGAGCGTCCAGGACGATGGGCGTGGTTTCCCCGTTGACCTGCACCCAAAGCTTAAGAAGCCCGGTGTCGAGGTGGCCCTGACCGTGCTGCACGCGGGTGGCAAGTTCGACAGCAAGTCCTATGCCGTCTCCGGCGGTCTGCACGGTGTTGGTGTCTCGGTCGTCAACGCATTGTCGACACACGTTTCGGTGGAGATTCAGCGGGAGGGCCATTTTTGGCGGCAGGACTACAAGCACGCCGTTCCCGGTCCGCTCGAAAAGGGCGAGAAAACCAAGCAGACCGGGACGCTGCTGACCTTCTGGCCCGACGGCGAGATCTTTGAGACCACGACGTTTGACTTCAAGACCATCTACCGCCGAGTCCAGGAAACGGCCTTCCTTAACAAAGGGCTGCGAATCACTTTGCGCGACGAGCGCAAGGAATGGTCCTCGGAGGGTGATGACAACGGCGTCCGAGAGGTGACATTCCAATACGACGATGGCATTGCCGACTTCGTGCGTCACCTTAACCACTCCAAGCACCCCATGCACAACTCGGTGGTGCAGTTCAACGCCGACGAAGAGAACATGTCGGTCGAGATCGCCATGCAGTGGAACGAGTCATACGGTGAATCGGTCTACACCTTCGCCAATATGATCAACACTGTTGAGGGCGGAACCCATGAAGAGGGCTTCCGGGCCGCGTTGACCGCCTGCATCAACAAGTACGGGCTGGAGCGCAAATACCTCAAGGGCAACGATCGCCTCTCCGGTGAGGACATCCGTGAGGGCCTGGCCGCGATCATCTCGGTCAAGCTGCGTGAACCTCAGTTCGAAGGACAGACGAAGTCCAAGCTAGGCAACACTGAGGTGCGCAGCTTTGTGCAGAAAGTGTGCAACGAGTGGCTACCCGACTGGTTTGACCGCCACCCGGCCGAAGCCAAGGTCGTCATTCAGAAGGCCGCCGCCGCGGCGAATGCCCGCAAGGCCGCCGCGCAAGCTCGGAAACTGGCCCGCCGCAAGAGCCTGCTCGAATCATCCTCGATGCCCGGTAAGCTTTCGGACTGTCAGTCGACCAACCCGGCCGAATGCGAGATCTTCGTCGTCGAGGGTGACTCCGCCGGTGGTTCGGCCAAGCAGGGCCGAAACCCGCGTACCCAGGCGATCATGCCGATTCGTGGAAAGATCCTCAATGTCGAAAAGGCCCGCATCGACCGCATCTTGAAGAACAACGAGGTGCAAGCGATGATCACGGCGCTGGGAACGGGAATTCACGAAGAGTTCGACATTGAGAAGCTTCGCTACCACAAGATCATTTTGATGAGCGACGCCGACGTCGACGGACAGCACATCAACACGCTGCTGTTGACTCTCCTGTTTCGCTTCATGCGCCCGCTGGTTGAGCTGGGACACGTCTACATGTCGCAGCCCCCGCTCTACAAGATCAAGTGGAATAAGAAGGGGGACCAGGTCAGCCACGTATTTTCCGACGCCGAACGTGACCGCGTCATTGAGGCGGGCATTGCGCAAGGAAAGAACGACCCGCGCAAGTACGACGGTATCCAACGTTACAAGGGTCTCGGAGAGATGGACTACACCGAGCTGTGGGACACCACGATGGACCCATCTCAGCGAAAGCTGCTCCAAGTTCGCCTGGACGAGGCGGCCGGGGCAGACGAACTGTTCAGCATTCTCATGGGTGAAGACGTCGAAGCCCGCCGCAAGTTCATTCAACAAAATGCCAAGGACGTGCGATTCCTTGACATTTAG
- the gyrA gene encoding DNA gyrase subunit A → MTDQLDIPGPGGRIEPIGIEVEMQRSYLDYAMSVIVGRALPDVRDGLKPVHRKILYGMYDGGYRPDRGYVKCSRVVGDVMGQYHPHGDSAIYDTLVRMAQPWSLRYPLIDGQGNFGSPGNDPAAAMRYTESRLDPLAMEMLRDIDEDSVDFVPNYDGKTTEPTILPSRIPNLLVNGSEGIAVGMATKIPPHNLREVAQGVQWCLDHPESTEEEALEALLGIITGPDFPTGATIVGRKAIEDAYRTGRGSVRMRAVVDIEEDSKGRACVVVTELPYQVNPDNLAERIADLIKDGKLEGIADIRDESSGRTGMRIVIVLKRDAVPKVVLNNLYKHTQLQDTFGCNMLSLVDGVPRTLNLAQMVRYYVAHQVEVIVRRTKYRLRKAEERAHILRGLNKALDMLDEVISLIRRSPSAEESKSGLMNLLSVDEIQATAILDMQLRRLAALERQKIQDELGEIEKKIADLTDILARPERQRSIIADELSTVVDRYGDDRRTRIVPDEGEVSMEDLIAQEDVVVTITRGGYVKRTKVDSFRSQRRGGKGVQGATLKQDDIVSHFFVCSTHSWILFFTNKGRVYRAKAYELPEASRTARGQHVANVLAFQPDEAIAQVIQIRSYDVSPYLVLATKQGLVKKSRLEDFDSPRTGGIVAIKLRDDDELVGASLVESEDDLLLVSRKAQAIRFQASDETLRPQGRATSGVIGMRFVGDDELLTMMVVRDNMEILVATSRGFGKRTPVDAYPQQGRGGRGVLTAKITEQRGDLVGALSVSPEDELFAITSGGGVIRTPVEPVRRAERNTMGVKLIDLPDGVSLLAVAVSADEPDEADETDEAQE, encoded by the coding sequence GTGACAGATCAGTTGGATATCCCAGGCCCAGGTGGGCGCATCGAGCCCATCGGCATCGAAGTGGAGATGCAGCGGTCCTATCTCGACTACGCCATGAGCGTGATCGTGGGACGAGCACTCCCTGACGTGCGCGATGGCCTTAAGCCCGTGCACCGCAAGATCCTCTATGGAATGTACGACGGCGGCTATCGCCCCGACCGCGGTTACGTGAAATGCTCCCGTGTCGTCGGTGACGTCATGGGTCAGTATCACCCGCACGGTGACTCGGCCATTTACGACACCCTCGTGCGGATGGCACAGCCTTGGTCGCTGCGTTACCCGCTCATCGACGGGCAGGGCAACTTTGGCTCGCCCGGTAACGACCCGGCCGCCGCCATGCGTTACACCGAGTCCCGGCTCGACCCGCTGGCAATGGAGATGCTGCGCGACATCGACGAGGATTCGGTCGATTTCGTGCCCAACTACGACGGCAAGACCACCGAGCCGACGATCCTTCCCAGCCGTATTCCAAACTTGCTGGTCAATGGCTCTGAGGGCATCGCGGTCGGCATGGCGACGAAGATCCCGCCCCACAATTTGCGCGAGGTCGCCCAGGGCGTCCAGTGGTGCCTTGACCACCCAGAATCCACCGAGGAAGAGGCGCTAGAGGCGCTGCTGGGCATTATCACCGGCCCTGACTTCCCCACCGGTGCCACCATCGTGGGCCGCAAGGCCATTGAAGATGCCTACCGCACCGGGCGTGGTTCGGTTCGGATGCGTGCCGTGGTCGACATCGAGGAAGACTCGAAAGGTCGCGCCTGCGTCGTGGTCACCGAGCTTCCCTACCAGGTCAACCCCGATAACCTGGCCGAGCGCATCGCTGACTTGATCAAGGACGGCAAGCTCGAGGGCATCGCGGACATCCGCGACGAGTCTTCGGGACGTACCGGTATGCGCATCGTGATCGTGCTCAAGCGCGACGCGGTGCCGAAGGTCGTCCTCAACAACCTCTATAAGCACACCCAGCTACAAGACACATTCGGGTGCAATATGTTGTCGCTGGTCGACGGCGTGCCACGTACCTTGAACCTGGCACAGATGGTGCGTTACTACGTGGCCCACCAGGTCGAAGTGATCGTGCGGCGCACCAAATACCGGCTGCGTAAAGCTGAGGAACGCGCTCATATCCTACGCGGTCTCAATAAGGCACTCGACATGCTCGATGAGGTCATTAGCCTCATCCGTCGCTCCCCCTCGGCCGAGGAATCGAAGTCGGGCCTGATGAACCTGCTCAGTGTCGACGAGATCCAGGCGACCGCGATCCTTGATATGCAGCTGCGCCGACTCGCCGCGCTGGAACGTCAAAAGATCCAAGACGAGTTGGGCGAGATCGAGAAGAAGATCGCCGACTTGACCGACATCCTGGCCCGCCCCGAGCGGCAGCGTTCGATTATCGCCGACGAATTGTCCACCGTGGTCGATCGGTATGGCGACGATCGTCGCACCCGCATCGTTCCCGACGAGGGCGAAGTGTCGATGGAAGATCTCATCGCGCAAGAAGACGTCGTGGTCACCATCACCCGTGGCGGCTATGTCAAGCGCACCAAGGTCGACTCGTTCCGTTCGCAGCGCCGTGGTGGTAAGGGCGTGCAGGGAGCGACCCTGAAACAAGACGATATCGTCAGCCACTTCTTCGTGTGCTCGACGCACTCGTGGATTCTCTTCTTCACCAACAAGGGCCGTGTCTATCGGGCCAAGGCATACGAGCTGCCCGAAGCTAGCCGCACCGCACGTGGCCAGCACGTGGCGAACGTCCTTGCCTTCCAGCCTGACGAGGCGATCGCCCAGGTCATTCAAATCCGGTCCTATGACGTGAGCCCGTACCTAGTGCTGGCCACTAAACAAGGACTGGTCAAGAAGAGCCGCCTGGAGGACTTCGACTCACCGCGCACCGGCGGTATCGTTGCCATCAAACTGCGTGACGACGACGAACTCGTCGGTGCCTCGTTGGTGGAGAGCGAAGACGATCTCCTACTGGTAAGCCGCAAGGCGCAGGCGATTCGCTTCCAGGCTTCGGACGAGACGTTGCGCCCGCAGGGGCGTGCCACCTCTGGTGTCATCGGAATGCGCTTTGTCGGGGACGATGAACTGCTGACCATGATGGTCGTGCGCGATAACATGGAAATCCTGGTGGCCACCAGCCGCGGATTTGGCAAGCGGACTCCTGTCGACGCCTACCCGCAGCAAGGCCGCGGCGGTCGTGGCGTGCTGACCGCTAAGATCACAGAACAGCGCGGTGACCTGGTGGGGGCCCTGTCAGTGTCGCCTGAGGACGAGCTGTTCGCGATCACCTCTGGGGGCGGAGTCATTCGCACCCCGGTCGAGCCGGTACGCCGGGCGGAGCGCAATACGATGGGCGTTAAGCTCATAGACCTGCCCGATGGTGTCTCCCTGCTGGCCGTGGCGGTGAGTGCCGACGAGCCAGACGAAGCGGATGAAACGGACGAAGCGCAGGAATGA
- a CDS encoding DUF3566 domain-containing protein → MTDAKLDAEGNMVPANESESATDSSLESTSTDSHETSAEGTEFDSPSYDGSSYESPPRDSSGESQTFDDSSSGYGSTEVAAQRNDDDSGYGDTPAGQDRLASRAHDDGDNTITFNRPPGMVPPPASPTEPSAVPAQPASSARVADAVRAARAAVSSAAGRGPRRARLRLKRVDPWSVMKFAFAVSLVLFIVVIVATTVLYIALDAMGVFNTVNDMLAMLLGSAEVDDDGIRITAKGVIGIAALLGVVNMVLFTALSTLGAFIYNVCSDLVGGIEVTLAERE, encoded by the coding sequence ATGACCGACGCGAAACTGGACGCTGAGGGCAATATGGTGCCAGCCAATGAGTCAGAATCCGCCACCGACTCCTCGCTTGAGTCGACTTCGACGGATTCCCATGAGACGTCAGCTGAGGGCACGGAGTTTGACTCCCCCTCTTACGACGGATCGTCCTATGAGAGTCCGCCGCGCGACAGTTCTGGCGAAAGTCAAACGTTCGACGATTCTTCATCGGGCTATGGCTCCACTGAAGTCGCAGCGCAACGCAATGACGACGATTCGGGCTACGGGGACACTCCCGCGGGCCAGGACCGACTAGCCTCGCGAGCGCACGACGACGGTGACAACACCATCACCTTCAACCGTCCGCCCGGCATGGTGCCGCCCCCGGCGTCTCCGACGGAACCTTCCGCTGTTCCGGCTCAGCCGGCCTCGTCGGCCCGAGTGGCCGACGCGGTGCGGGCGGCGCGGGCGGCGGTGTCCTCGGCGGCGGGGCGTGGGCCTCGCCGGGCACGACTGCGTTTGAAGCGGGTCGACCCGTGGTCGGTCATGAAGTTTGCCTTTGCCGTATCGCTGGTGTTGTTCATCGTGGTCATTGTGGCTACGACAGTGCTCTATATCGCGCTGGACGCCATGGGCGTCTTCAACACGGTTAACGACATGTTGGCGATGCTGTTGGGCAGCGCCGAAGTCGACGACGATGGTATCCGCATCACCGCCAAAGGCGTGATTGGTATCGCCGCGTTGCTCGGCGTGGTCAACATGGTCTTGTTCACGGCGCTGTCGACGCTGGGAGCGTTTATCTACAACGTGTGCTCAGACCTTGTCGGTGGCATTGAAGTGACGCTCGCTGAGCGCGAGTAA
- a CDS encoding MFS transporter has protein sequence MRATVSSPRQPRSQQSYAPVFPLMLAGLAAVGVSFGFARYGYGLFLPSIRADFDLSITMVGLIGSATYVGYLAALILVGALAARVGPRLLIATGTVAATIGTALVGLAPNVGVLAVGLILAGTSAGWIWAPFSDAVDQMLPIEQRQRVLAIIPAGTAFAVVVAGPLAILTHGSAWRWAWLVFAAGALFATVYNLRVICAGAPRKSSGTFDLYGRWLLRPAAGLLYLTALSYGIVGSVYWLLAVEAVSAGAGMGQHTAAVFWTLTGAAGTVAVFSGPMFSRLSLATVQPLLFLCLATAVALLGIAPGMLLAVWTSALLYGPAFMAGSGLLAVWSYRVFPERPTMGFSATVFFLGIGTIVGPAAAGMIVEHHGMSTVFLLTAAVAVATLLARPRSLAVA, from the coding sequence ATGCGCGCCACAGTCAGCTCACCGCGACAACCCCGATCACAGCAGTCCTACGCCCCAGTGTTTCCCCTGATGCTCGCTGGCCTCGCGGCCGTGGGGGTGTCCTTCGGTTTCGCTCGCTACGGATACGGACTGTTCCTACCGAGCATCCGCGCCGATTTCGACCTATCGATCACCATGGTCGGGCTGATCGGCAGCGCTACCTACGTCGGCTACCTGGCCGCGTTGATCCTGGTAGGTGCCCTGGCTGCGCGTGTGGGGCCGCGCCTGCTGATCGCCACCGGGACAGTTGCGGCGACGATCGGAACCGCACTTGTCGGTCTCGCACCGAACGTGGGGGTACTCGCGGTCGGCCTGATCCTGGCGGGTACAAGCGCAGGATGGATCTGGGCTCCATTTTCCGACGCCGTCGACCAGATGCTCCCGATCGAACAGCGACAACGTGTCCTCGCGATCATCCCGGCCGGAACGGCCTTCGCGGTGGTGGTGGCGGGGCCACTGGCCATCCTCACCCACGGGTCCGCATGGCGATGGGCCTGGTTGGTCTTTGCCGCGGGCGCGCTCTTCGCCACCGTCTACAACCTGCGAGTCATCTGCGCTGGTGCGCCCCGGAAAAGCTCGGGCACCTTCGACTTGTACGGTCGCTGGTTGCTGCGGCCTGCGGCGGGCTTGCTGTATCTAACCGCGCTCTCGTACGGGATAGTCGGTTCTGTCTACTGGTTGTTGGCAGTCGAGGCGGTCTCTGCTGGTGCTGGGATGGGCCAACATACGGCGGCGGTGTTTTGGACCCTCACAGGCGCAGCGGGAACGGTAGCGGTATTCAGCGGGCCAATGTTTAGTCGCCTGAGTTTGGCAACGGTACAACCGCTGCTATTTCTTTGCCTGGCTACCGCGGTCGCGCTGCTCGGAATCGCTCCGGGCATGCTCTTGGCGGTGTGGACATCGGCGTTGCTGTACGGCCCTGCTTTCATGGCCGGATCGGGGTTGCTGGCCGTGTGGAGCTACCGCGTCTTCCCAGAGCGACCAACGATGGGGTTCAGCGCCACGGTGTTCTTCCTCGGCATCGGAACTATAGTCGGGCCAGCGGCGGCCGGGATGATCGTCGAACACCACGGCATGTCGACGGTGTTCTTGCTGACCGCTGCCGTCGCGGTAGCGACGTTGCTCGCGCGGCCCAGATCTTTAGCGGTCGCTTGA